The Vigna unguiculata cultivar IT97K-499-35 chromosome 6, ASM411807v1, whole genome shotgun sequence genome contains a region encoding:
- the LOC114188223 gene encoding disease resistance protein RPM1-like, with amino-acid sequence MAETAVSFVFPKFLEAVKMLRDLPKEVAEVTDESESFQDFIHDANKIAEAEEDNNRRDRMRKRLMRLRKTAFLMEDIIDDYVICDEKQPEEDPSQEDPRCAVLLCEAVEFIKTQILRLQIAYRIQTVKSLARAERDGFENHFPIGSRSDDSRGNENFTWHKLRMAPLFNKQDEVVGFEKPIETLKKWLTQGRKERTVISVVGMAGLGKTTLSKHVFDKVDKHFECHAVITVSRPYDVERLLRDIMKELCQERNEHPAQDVETMNRMSLIKEVRKRLSNKRYVVLFDDVWNETFWDDIELALIDDKNGSRILITTRDEKVVEFCKQALFFEVYKLQPLSKAKSLELLCKKAFGYAFVGRCPKDYKEVGLDIVRKCECLPLAIVAIGSILYRKCKSPYDWRMFSQNLSSELQSNYELQSVTKILSLSYDDLQQNLRSCLLYFGMYPEDYEVNCGRLIRQWIAEGFVKHENGRNLEEVAQQYLMELISRSLVLVSSFTTDGRAKACRVHDLVHEMVRRKIKNTGFCEYIDEHNHLESSGNIRRLTIATSSNGLSGSMEESQHVRSILIFTNEVSSKDFTSALLAKYMRLKVLDFEFTPLYDVPENLGCLIHLKYLSFRETCIRSLPKSIGKLQNLETLDVRTHMVIEVPKEITKLRKLRHLWGSPISSTSLKYSVGSMKSLEKMNELRIDRNGEVIREIGKLKQLRDLRVVGFRRGHAETLCSSLNEMPLLERLHISSSEYVRFSGDFSSSLRKVTVVKLLDRREIDFHITSSLSKLRKLHLYAVLKEFPNWILRLQSLVKLSLVESKLTNIPLKSLGNMPNLLFLCFDSRCYEGETLHFENGGFQKLKELELKGLEQLRSIFIERRALQYLEKLHIKTVPRLKTVPSGIQHLQRLQVLHILYMPREFLHRINPDGGEEHWMIKHVPYVHFGRTYRKKRKEASNCAA; translated from the exons ATGGCAGAAACTGCAGTGTCCTTTGTATTTCCAAAATTTTTGGAAGCTGTGAAGATGCTGAGAGATCTCCCAAAAGAAGTTGCAGAAGTTACTGACGAATCAGAAAGTTTTCAAGATTTCATCCATGATGCAAATAAAATCGCTGAAGCCGAAGAAGATAACAATAGGCGCGATAGAATGAGAAAAAGGTTGATGAGGCTGAGAAAAACAGCTTTTCTCATGGAAGATATCATCGATGACTATGTGATATGTGACGAAAAGCAACCTGAAGAAGATCCTTCACAAGAAGATCCTCGATGTGCAGTTTTACTCTGTGAGGCTGTTGAGTTCATCAAAACTCAAATCCTTCGCCTTCAAATAGCGTATCGGATTCAGACTGTTAAGTCACTTGCTCGTGCGGAAAGAGATGGCTTCGAAAACCATTTTCCTATAGGATCAAGATCAGACGATTCTAGAGGAAATGAAAATTTCACATGGCATAAACTTCGAATGGCTCCTCTTTTTAATAAGCAAGATGAGGTTGTTGGCTTTGAAAAGCCTATAGAAACACTGAAAAAGTGGTTGACACAGGGAAGAAAAGAACGCACTGTCATCTCTGTTGTAGGAATGGCAGGATTGGGAAAAACCACTCTTTCTAAGCACGTTTTTGACAAGGTCGATAAACACTTTGAGTGCCATGCAGTGATCACAGTGTCTCGACCCTATGATGTTGAACGACTGCTGAGGGATATAATGAAGGAGCTTTGCCAAGAAAGAAATGAGCATCCTGCTCAGGATGTTGAAACTATGAATCGAATGTCGTTGATAAAAGAAGTAAGAAAACGCTTGTCCAATAAGAGGTATGTTGTCTTGTTTGATGACGTATGGAACGAAACTTTTTGGGATGACATTGAATTGGCTCTAATTGATGATAAAAATGGAAGTAGGATATTAATCACTACCCGGGATGAGAAGGTTGTGGAATTCTGTAAGCAAGctttattttttgaagtttatAAGTTACAACCTTTAAGTAAAGCAAAATCATTGGAGTTGTTATGTAAGAAGGCGTTTGGGTATGCTTTTGTTGGACGTTGTCCAAAAGATTATAAAGAAGTAGGTCTGGACATTGTCAGGAAGTGTGAGTGTTTACCTTTAGCGATTGTGGCCATTGGTAgtattttatatagaaaatgtAAAAGTCCATATGATTGGCGCATGTTTAGTCAAAATCTAAGTTCAGAGTTGCAGAGCAATTACGAGTTACAAAGtgtaacaaaaattttaagtttGAGTTACGATGATTTGCAACAGAATCTGAGGTCATGTTTGTTGTATTTCGGAATGTATCCTGAAGATTACGAAGTGAACTGTGGTAGATTAATTCGGCAGTGGATAGCTGAAGGTTTTGTCAAACATGAAAATGGAAGAAATTTAGAAGAAGTTGCACAACAATATTTAATGGAGTTGATTAGTAGAAGTTTGGTTCTAGTATCGTCATTTACCACAGATGGCAGAGCTAAAGCATGTCGTGTTCATGACTTGGTACATGAAATGGTCCGTCGAAAAATTAAGAATACAGGGTTTTGTGAGTATATTGATGAGCATAATCATTTGGAGTCAAGTGGTAACATTCGACGCTTAACAATAGCAACAAGTTCCAATGGTTTAAGTGGATCTATGGAAGAATCACAACATGTTCGGTCAATTCTAATTTTCACGAATGAAGTGTCATCTAAAGACTTCACGAGCGCCTTGCTTGCAAAATACATGCGGTTGAAAGTGTTGGATTTTGAATTTACTCCATTATATGATGTTCCTGAGAATTTGGGGtgtttaatccacttaaagtatCTAAGCTTCAGGGAGACATGCATAAGAAGCCTTCCAAAATCCATTGGAAAGCTCCAAAACTTAGAGACATTAGATGTAAGAACACATATGGTGATTGAGGTACCAAAGGAGATTACGAAGCTTAGAAAGCTACGTCATCTTTGGGGTAGCCCAATATCTTCCACTTCGTTGAAGTATAGTGTTGGAAGCATGAAGTCCCTGGAAAAGATGAATGAATTGCGAATAGATCGAAATGGAGAGGTGATTAGAGAGATTGGAAAGCTAAAGCAATTAAGGGATCTGAGGGTTGTTGGTTTTAGGAGAGGTCATGCAGAGACTCTCTGTTCCTCACTAAACGAGATGCCACTTTTGGAGCGACTACATATCTCCTCCTCAGAATATGTGAGGTTTAGTGGCGATTTTTCTTCTTCGCTAAGGAAGGTAACAGTGGTGAAACTTCTTGATCGGAGAGAAATTGACTTTCACATTACGTCATCCTTGTCTAAACTGAGGAAGCTTCACCTGTATGCCGTTTTAAAAGAGTTCCCAAATTGGATTCTGCGGCTCCAAAGTCTTGTGAAACTGTCTTTGGTTGAATCCAAGTTAACTAACATTCCATTGAAATCTCTGGGAAATATGCCAAATTTGTTATTCCTCTGTTTCGATTCCAGATGTTATGAAGGAGAAACTCTGCATTTTGAAAATGGAGGATTTCAGAAACTAAAGGAACTGGAGCTCAAAGGTTTGGAGCAATTGAGGTCCATCTTTATTGAAAGGAGAGCACTGCAATATTTGGAAAAGCTTCATATAAAGACCGTTCCACGACTGAAGACAGTACCCTCTGGCATTCAACACTTGCAGAGACTCCAAGTTCTCCACATCTTGTATATGCCGAGAGAATTTCTGCATAGGATTAACCCCGATGGAGGAGAAGAGCACTGGATGATCAAACATGTGCCCTATGTACATTTTGGTCGAACATATCGTAAAAAGAG AAAAGAAGCAAGCAACTGTGCAGCTTGA